One genomic region from Sciurus carolinensis chromosome 2, mSciCar1.2, whole genome shotgun sequence encodes:
- the LOC124976553 gene encoding olfactory receptor 49-like produces the protein MLTTFDTPAPAEVRGATGNHTTVTEFVLLGLSDACELQMLIFLGFLLTYLLILLGNILIVAITLLDRRLHTPMYYFLRNFAVLEIWFTSVIFPKMLTNILTGHKTISLAGCFLQSFLYFSLGTTEFFLLAVMSFDRYVAICNPLRYATIMSKRVCVQLVLCSWMTGFLLISVPSYIMLKQPFCGPNIINHFFCDNFPLLELVCADTSLMELLGFVIANFSLLGTLAVTATCYGHILHTILHIPSAKERHRAFSTCSSHIIVVSLFYGSCIFMYVRSGKGGQGEDQNKVVALLNTVVTPTLNPFIYTLRNKQVKQIFRERMSKLLS, from the coding sequence ATGCTGACCACCTTTGACACTCCAGCACCAGCAGAGGTCAGAGGAGCCACGGGGAACCACACCACTGTCACCGAGTTTGTCCTCTTGGGGCTCTCAGATGCCTGTGAGCTACAGATGCTCATCTTCCTGGGGTTCCTCCTGACCTACCTCCTCATACTGCTGGGGAACATCCTCATCGTGGCCATCACCCTTCTGGACAGGcgcctccacacccccatgtactacTTCCTCCGTAACTTTGCTGTCCTGGAGATCTGGTTCACCTCGGTCATCTTCCCCAAGATGCTGACCAACATCCTCACAGGACACAAGACCATCTCCCTAGCTGGCTGCTTCCTACAAAGTTTCCTCTATTTCTCCCTTGGCACCACAGAATTCTTCCTATTGGCAGTGATGTCCTTTGAcaggtatgtggccatctgtaacccCTTGCGTTATGCCACCATCATGAGCAAAAGGGTGTGTGTCCAGCTAGTGCTCTGCTCTTGGATGACAGGTTTCCTTCTCATCTCTGTTCCTAGTTACATTATGCTTAAACAACCTTTCTGTGGCCCCAATATCatcaatcatttcttctgtgacaACTTTCCACTCCTAGAACTTGTATGTGCAGATACAAGTCTGATGGAGCTTCTGGGGTTTGTGATAGCCAACTTCAGTCTCCTGGGCACTCTGGCTGTGACGGCCACCTGCTATGGCCACATCCTCCACACCATCCTACACATCCCCTCAGCCAAGGAGAGGCACAGAGCCTTCTCAACCTGCTCCTCCCACATCATTGTGGTGTCTCTCTTCTATGGCAGCTGCATCTTCATGTATGTCCGGTCAGGCAAGGGTGGGCAGGGAGAAGACCAGAACAAGGTGGTGGCGTTGCTCAACACCGTGGTGACCCCGACACTCAACCCCTTCATCTACACCCTGAGGAACAAACAGGTGAAGCAGATATTCAGGGAACGGATGAGCAAACTCCTCTCCTAG